CGCTACCGGATTACCTCCAAAGGTTGACGCGTGGCCTCCAGGTCTAATACTCATGACTCGCTCGTTTCCTACGACAGCCCCTAGAGGCAGCCCATCAGCTATAGCCTTAGCCGTTGCTATGACGTCGGGTTTTACCCCCCAGTGTTCTATTGCAAACCATCTTCCGGTCCTGCAGAACCCTGCTTGTACTTCATCCGAGACGAGCAGTATCCCATACCTTCTAGCAAGTTTCTCCAACTCGGGGAAGAAATTGTCTGGCGGGACTATGTAGCCGCCCTCACCCTGTATAGGTTCAAACACAAAGGCTGCAACTTCTGACGGGTCAACCAGTTTCCCAAATATCCACTCCTCAATGTATCCTATAACCATGTCAGCACACTGCCGAGGATCGTCCACAGCAAAGGGGCATCTATACGGATATGGATATGGCGCATGAATTATGCTTGGTAAGAGGGGAGAGAAGCCAAGCCTCTGAACGGGCTTACTAGCCGTAAGCGACACAGCCCCCATAGTCCTACCATGAAATGCACCAAGGAAGGCTATGATGTACTGCCTACGTGTTGAGTATCTTGAAACCTTTATCGACGCCTCTATACTCTCTGCTCCACTGTTTGTAAAGAATACCTTTGCTGGCTTCTCTACAGGTGCTATCTCTACGAGCTTCTCGGCGAGCGCGACAGCTTCCTCATAATAGAAGTCGGTTAGACTATAGTGTATCAGTTTACGAAGCTGCTTAGCTGCTGCCTCTACGACAAGAGGGTTACTAGAGCCAACGTTTAATACTCCGAGACCCGAGTTAAGGTCAATATACATGTTCCCA
The window above is part of the Pyrodictium delaneyi genome. Proteins encoded here:
- a CDS encoding acetyl ornithine aminotransferase family protein produces the protein MESKSSKPKYPRIVVEPPGPKARKVIEKDHRYIMQSFARWYPLVVERAEDYVVYDVDGNMYIDLNSGLGVLNVGSSNPLVVEAAAKQLRKLIHYSLTDFYYEEAVALAEKLVEIAPVEKPAKVFFTNSGAESIEASIKVSRYSTRRQYIIAFLGAFHGRTMGAVSLTASKPVQRLGFSPLLPSIIHAPYPYPYRCPFAVDDPRQCADMVIGYIEEWIFGKLVDPSEVAAFVFEPIQGEGGYIVPPDNFFPELEKLARRYGILLVSDEVQAGFCRTGRWFAIEHWGVKPDVIATAKAIADGLPLGAVVGNERVMSIRPGGHASTFGGNPVAAVAATAVIEYIKREKLCERAERLGEKVLKRLRDAMEETKMIGDVRGKGLMIGVELVRDRETKEPASEELGTVLMRLFKRGYLVIGAGVSTIRIAPPLTIDEEALMNAVEAIIDEVKRIERKEPLDYYT